The Urbifossiella limnaea genome has a window encoding:
- a CDS encoding spermine/spermidine synthase domain-containing protein, which translates to MTDRPTRDLFLVSWLVLFLELACIRWFPSHVMFLTFFTNIVLLACFVGMSVGCLAAGNRTRYLASTPLWLAGAVALGLLAERFRQTLMKFLAVGDRADVDVVYFGAEAGDMLVNLPFRVPVEAIAGVFFVLIAVLLIGPGQEMGRAFTRVTSRTRAYSANLLGSLAGIATFSLCSHLQLPPVVWFAAVAAGVGYFLLRRDPEEAPVAKSGTQSLLFLAAAVLLTVPTSGFFTLRSRDTAWSPYYRIDFHRQTTKTGERVDELETNLVSHQVVEPRKRVPVARYANYALPYLFGRDLPGKDWPEIRRVLVIGAGSGNDLARALQWLPADARIDAVEIDPVIQSIGKAHHPDTPYADPRINPVLNDGRNFLRGAPAETYDLVVFALVDSLVLHSGYSNLRLESYLFTTEAFRDARRVLKPGGVCAVYNYFRHGWLAARIRAELREAFSADPAVFVLNEEPTASIKLDDFAPEAFTAFLAGSENVIGPLKRQFAAHDNFLWVPGDRAPHPDAARYPTRWGGTIAPAALPPADEPLPPVNWTPKPWVGVRVADVAETGGLPLATDDWPFLYVREPGIPRVTWRGIALMVGLSALLWWVYRPREGTVAAGTPSDWGLAGRSFFLGAGFMLVETKAVVQMALLFGSTWTVNSVVFAAILVMSLAGNLFAGWVKPRALLPYYVGLFASLGVGLVVKVDHFLGLPPAAQLAGACLLVFLPIAFAGVIFATTFARSSRPDRVFGANVAGALLGGLAENASVVLGFQYLLCVAAAFYLLSALCGTVSVPKRTA; encoded by the coding sequence ATGACCGACCGCCCCACCCGCGACCTGTTCCTCGTCTCCTGGCTCGTCCTGTTCCTGGAACTCGCCTGCATCCGGTGGTTCCCGTCGCACGTCATGTTCCTCACGTTCTTCACCAACATTGTGCTGCTGGCGTGCTTCGTCGGCATGTCCGTCGGCTGCCTCGCCGCCGGCAACCGCACCCGCTATTTGGCGAGCACCCCGCTGTGGCTCGCCGGCGCCGTCGCGCTCGGCTTGCTCGCCGAGCGCTTCCGCCAGACGCTGATGAAGTTCCTCGCCGTCGGCGACCGGGCCGACGTGGACGTGGTGTACTTCGGCGCCGAAGCCGGCGACATGCTCGTGAACCTGCCGTTCCGCGTCCCCGTCGAGGCGATCGCCGGCGTGTTCTTCGTGCTGATCGCGGTGCTGCTGATCGGGCCGGGGCAGGAGATGGGCCGCGCCTTCACCCGCGTGACGAGCCGCACCCGCGCCTACTCCGCGAACCTCCTCGGCAGCCTCGCCGGCATCGCCACGTTCTCGCTCTGCTCGCACCTGCAACTGCCGCCGGTCGTGTGGTTCGCCGCCGTCGCCGCGGGGGTCGGGTACTTCCTGCTGCGCCGCGACCCCGAAGAAGCCCCCGTTGCGAAGTCGGGCACGCAGTCGCTGCTGTTCCTCGCCGCGGCCGTGCTGCTGACGGTGCCCACGTCCGGGTTCTTCACGCTCCGCAGCCGCGACACGGCGTGGTCGCCGTACTACCGCATCGACTTCCACCGCCAGACCACCAAGACCGGCGAGCGGGTGGACGAACTGGAGACGAACCTCGTCAGCCACCAGGTGGTGGAGCCGCGGAAGCGGGTGCCGGTGGCCCGGTACGCGAACTACGCCCTGCCGTACCTGTTCGGCCGCGACCTGCCGGGGAAGGACTGGCCCGAGATCCGCCGCGTGCTCGTCATCGGCGCCGGCAGCGGCAACGACCTGGCCCGCGCCCTCCAGTGGCTCCCGGCGGACGCGCGCATCGACGCCGTGGAGATCGACCCGGTCATCCAGTCGATCGGCAAGGCGCACCACCCCGACACGCCGTACGCCGACCCGCGGATCAACCCGGTGCTGAACGACGGCCGCAACTTCCTCCGCGGAGCGCCGGCCGAGACGTACGACCTCGTGGTGTTCGCGCTGGTCGACTCGCTGGTGCTGCACTCGGGCTACTCGAACCTGCGGCTCGAGAGCTACCTGTTCACCACCGAAGCGTTCCGCGACGCCCGGCGGGTGCTGAAGCCGGGCGGGGTGTGCGCCGTTTACAACTACTTCCGCCACGGCTGGCTCGCGGCCCGCATCCGCGCCGAGCTGCGAGAGGCGTTCAGCGCCGACCCCGCGGTCTTCGTGCTGAACGAGGAGCCGACCGCGAGCATCAAGCTGGACGACTTCGCGCCCGAGGCGTTCACCGCGTTCCTGGCGGGTTCCGAGAACGTGATCGGCCCGCTGAAGCGGCAGTTCGCGGCGCACGACAACTTCCTGTGGGTGCCCGGCGACCGCGCCCCGCACCCGGACGCGGCCCGCTACCCGACGCGCTGGGGCGGCACGATCGCGCCGGCCGCGCTGCCGCCGGCCGACGAGCCGCTGCCGCCGGTGAACTGGACGCCGAAGCCGTGGGTCGGGGTGCGCGTCGCGGACGTGGCCGAGACCGGCGGCCTGCCGCTGGCGACCGACGACTGGCCGTTCCTGTACGTCCGCGAGCCGGGCATCCCGCGCGTGACGTGGCGGGGCATCGCCCTGATGGTGGGGCTGTCGGCGCTGCTGTGGTGGGTGTACCGCCCGCGGGAGGGCACGGTCGCGGCGGGGACGCCGTCCGACTGGGGGCTGGCGGGCCGGAGCTTCTTCCTGGGCGCCGGGTTCATGCTGGTGGAGACGAAGGCGGTGGTGCAGATGGCGCTCCTGTTCGGCAGCACGTGGACGGTGAACTCGGTGGTGTTCGCGGCGATCCTGGTGATGAGCCTGGCGGGGAACCTGTTCGCCGGGTGGGTGAAGCCGCGGGCGCTGCTGCCGTACTACGTGGGGCTATTCGCGTCGCTGGGCGTGGGGCTGGTGGTGAAGGTGGACCACTTCCTGGGCCTGCCGCCGGCGGCGCAGCTGGCGGGGGCGTGCCTCTTGGTGTTCCTGCCGATCGCGTTCGCGGGGGTGATCTTCGCCACGACGTTCGCGCGGTCGTCGCGGCCGGACCGCGTGTTCGGCGCGAACGTGGCGGGGGCGCTGCTGGGCGGGTTGGCGGAGAACGCGTCGGTGGTGCTGGGCTTCCAGTACCTGCTGTGCGTGGCGGCGGCGTTCTACCTGCTGTCGGCGCTGTGCGGGACCGTGTCGGTGCCAAAGCGAACTGCATGA
- a CDS encoding pentapeptide repeat-containing protein, which produces MTTTISAEDTLRETIQKDLASFADPRTTVEVTDREAHWVQRRQARTILFLAPLSQSEVPPRLRYDGTEYDYAAFFASEWMADLRGLAEAIPHELEASPNFVRSGYVDGSAAAVEDGAAVAEKAGELMTRLGAPADGQTRSKLVFLQGRAGDGKSSLLTHLAHAHALRYLRGETTWLFFYIDAQGQALARLNQAIATVLQDLRASFTYHGLSTLTRLGLVVPVVDGFDELLSSGGYDDAFASLEAFVRQLDGRGVLVASARSTFYKYTGRAAGGRVAGGREGLAVETEPVFLQPWGDRESGEYLWQRGLGTQLAAATPVEAAEKARKLLGAAADEVLSSPFLLTQFADEVAAGRLTDVDHDRFLHGVIRSFITRELTGKILNTHGDPILREDGHVRLLGALAEEMWIQETRELDQESFRTICEMVCDDLGLDPSAAKLLLERMPSHAVLTRTNRPVRVAFRHELYYGYFFAEYLERAVRRRDEVESLLARSKVSAPIAAEFAAFVRPADVPKVVETLGSLRGGASVQELLAANAGTLAAAVVRRHPAACTGVEFRGMTFDAVDLSGTALNDASFTRCTFVRADLQGTKWENVRFTNTTLIRPVLSEDTVLGVTGLRLPEGVAGVVVRRGRKDDEEYNPARVRELLVARGVVQETPPPPPLTRDQQELVNKMHDFLNCVKHTTYFTEDDFLRKGRPLSQYDGFMRLAQQAGVLEASSRGARGTKTFYRLLVDPDDLKAGESGAVTNDRIRAFWDRALGA; this is translated from the coding sequence ATGACTACGACGATCTCGGCTGAGGACACCCTCCGCGAGACGATCCAGAAAGACCTGGCGTCCTTTGCCGACCCTCGAACCACGGTTGAGGTGACCGACCGTGAGGCCCACTGGGTACAGCGGCGGCAGGCCCGCACGATCCTATTCTTGGCCCCGCTGAGCCAGTCCGAGGTGCCGCCACGGCTGCGGTACGACGGGACGGAGTACGACTACGCCGCGTTCTTCGCATCCGAGTGGATGGCTGATCTCCGCGGACTGGCCGAGGCCATCCCGCACGAACTGGAGGCATCGCCGAACTTCGTGCGCAGTGGGTACGTGGACGGCAGCGCGGCAGCAGTCGAGGACGGGGCGGCTGTGGCCGAGAAGGCCGGCGAGCTGATGACCCGGTTGGGCGCGCCGGCCGACGGCCAGACCCGATCGAAGCTTGTGTTCCTCCAGGGCCGGGCCGGGGACGGAAAGAGCTCGTTGCTGACGCATTTGGCCCACGCCCATGCCCTCCGCTACCTGCGCGGGGAGACGACCTGGCTGTTCTTCTACATCGACGCCCAGGGGCAGGCGCTGGCCCGGCTCAACCAAGCAATCGCAACCGTTCTCCAGGACCTGCGGGCATCCTTCACCTACCACGGTCTGAGCACACTCACCCGTCTTGGGCTTGTCGTTCCTGTCGTGGACGGGTTCGATGAGCTCCTCAGCAGCGGCGGGTACGACGACGCGTTCGCGTCGCTCGAGGCGTTCGTCCGCCAGCTCGACGGCCGCGGTGTGCTGGTCGCGTCGGCCCGGTCCACCTTCTACAAGTACACCGGCCGGGCGGCCGGTGGCCGGGTGGCCGGCGGCCGTGAGGGACTCGCCGTTGAGACCGAGCCCGTCTTTCTCCAGCCGTGGGGCGATCGGGAGTCCGGGGAGTACCTGTGGCAGAGGGGTCTGGGTACGCAACTCGCCGCCGCTACCCCTGTCGAGGCGGCCGAAAAGGCTCGCAAGCTGCTCGGGGCGGCGGCGGACGAGGTGCTGTCGTCGCCCTTCCTGCTCACCCAGTTCGCCGACGAGGTTGCCGCCGGCAGACTGACAGACGTGGACCACGACCGGTTCCTCCACGGGGTGATCCGGTCGTTCATCACCCGCGAGCTGACCGGCAAGATTCTGAACACGCACGGCGACCCGATCCTGCGCGAGGACGGGCACGTGCGTCTCCTCGGAGCCCTGGCCGAGGAGATGTGGATACAGGAGACGCGGGAGCTGGACCAGGAATCGTTCCGAACGATCTGCGAGATGGTATGCGACGACCTAGGCCTGGACCCGTCGGCGGCCAAGCTCCTCCTCGAGCGGATGCCGAGCCACGCGGTCCTGACCAGGACCAACCGGCCGGTCCGGGTGGCCTTCCGGCACGAGCTGTATTACGGCTACTTCTTCGCCGAGTATCTCGAACGTGCCGTCCGCCGCCGGGACGAGGTTGAGTCCCTCCTTGCCCGGTCGAAGGTCTCGGCGCCGATCGCGGCTGAGTTCGCCGCCTTCGTCCGCCCGGCCGATGTTCCGAAGGTGGTCGAGACCCTCGGGAGTCTGCGAGGCGGGGCCAGCGTCCAAGAACTCCTTGCCGCGAACGCCGGCACTCTCGCGGCGGCCGTGGTCCGCCGCCACCCGGCCGCCTGCACGGGCGTTGAGTTCCGCGGCATGACGTTCGACGCCGTGGACTTGTCCGGCACCGCCCTCAACGATGCCTCGTTCACACGGTGTACGTTCGTTCGGGCCGACCTCCAGGGGACGAAGTGGGAAAACGTCCGGTTCACCAACACCACCCTTATCCGCCCGGTACTGTCGGAGGACACCGTCCTCGGGGTGACCGGGTTGCGGCTGCCGGAGGGCGTAGCCGGGGTCGTCGTGCGGCGCGGCCGCAAGGACGATGAGGAGTACAACCCGGCCCGAGTCCGCGAGTTGTTGGTCGCGCGGGGCGTGGTCCAAGAGACGCCGCCGCCGCCGCCGCTCACCCGTGACCAGCAGGAGCTGGTCAACAAGATGCACGACTTCCTGAACTGCGTGAAGCACACGACCTACTTCACCGAGGACGACTTCCTGCGGAAAGGGCGACCGCTATCCCAGTACGACGGGTTCATGCGGCTCGCGCAGCAGGCCGGGGTGCTCGAGGCGTCCAGCCGGGGAGCCCGGGGCACCAAGACATTCTATCGACTGCTGGTCGATCCGGACGACCTGAAGGCAGGCGAGTCAGGGGCGGTGACGAACGACCGCATCCGGGCCTTCTGGGACCGGGCGCTCGGGGCGTAG
- a CDS encoding DUF1501 domain-containing protein, with protein MTSTRVSRRQLLAAGGVTALTMGLPGTVAARSDPNRTSRGAAEKSCIFVLLCGGPSHLDLWDLKPDAPDEIRGPYRPAPSAVPGLRLSELQPRLSALANRFTLVRSMTHPGNISNHFDAMHNLLAGQHNAPPDAAYLGSVLSKVQPTRQSLASYVWLIKCVGDPVFCAPNIGTGGNLGPHHAPLFVGTAENNPAKPGFKAPDTLIPVDPADRLNARRGLLDGLDRGPAGSGDGWRGVQRRGFDIATSTGPREAFDLERESPRTRDRYGRNPLGQNLLLARRLVESGVGFVTVNGWTGPAPGTGGNGPPSSSWDMHGGEMGMGNAFGTGSYGMGWCQPVLDGALSALLTDLTDRGLMDNTLVVVMGEFGRTPRINQLGGATPGRQHWPACYTALLAGAGVKGGAIVGASDKIGAYVKDRPVRPQDLSASIFHALGVPWEARVTRDGLTRPLSTGEVVTELFE; from the coding sequence ATGACCTCGACCCGCGTCTCGCGCCGACAACTGCTCGCCGCCGGCGGCGTCACCGCCCTCACGATGGGCCTCCCCGGCACCGTCGCAGCCCGCTCCGACCCCAACCGCACCAGCCGCGGCGCCGCCGAGAAGTCGTGCATCTTCGTGCTGCTGTGCGGCGGCCCCAGCCACCTCGACCTGTGGGACTTGAAGCCCGACGCCCCCGACGAGATCCGCGGCCCCTACCGCCCCGCCCCCAGCGCCGTGCCGGGCCTGCGGCTGTCCGAGCTGCAACCGCGGCTGTCGGCGCTGGCGAATCGGTTCACGCTCGTCCGCTCGATGACCCACCCGGGGAACATCAGCAACCACTTCGACGCGATGCACAACCTGCTCGCCGGCCAGCACAACGCCCCGCCCGACGCCGCGTACCTCGGCTCCGTCCTGTCGAAGGTGCAGCCGACGCGGCAGAGCCTGGCGTCGTACGTGTGGCTCATCAAGTGCGTCGGCGACCCGGTGTTCTGCGCCCCGAACATCGGCACCGGCGGCAACCTCGGCCCGCACCACGCCCCGCTGTTCGTCGGCACCGCCGAGAACAACCCCGCGAAGCCCGGCTTCAAGGCGCCCGACACGCTCATCCCCGTGGACCCGGCCGACCGCCTGAACGCCCGCCGCGGCCTCCTCGACGGCCTCGACCGCGGCCCGGCCGGCAGCGGCGACGGCTGGCGCGGCGTGCAGCGGCGCGGGTTCGACATCGCCACCAGCACCGGCCCGCGCGAGGCGTTCGACCTGGAGCGCGAGTCGCCGCGCACCCGCGACCGCTACGGCCGCAACCCGCTCGGCCAGAACCTGCTGCTGGCCCGCCGGCTCGTCGAGTCCGGCGTCGGGTTCGTGACGGTGAACGGCTGGACGGGGCCGGCGCCGGGCACCGGGGGCAACGGCCCGCCGAGTTCGAGCTGGGACATGCACGGCGGCGAGATGGGGATGGGCAACGCCTTCGGTACCGGCTCCTACGGCATGGGCTGGTGTCAGCCGGTGCTCGACGGCGCGCTGTCGGCGCTGCTGACGGACCTGACCGACCGCGGGCTGATGGACAACACGCTGGTGGTGGTGATGGGCGAGTTCGGCCGCACGCCGCGGATCAACCAGCTGGGCGGCGCCACGCCCGGCCGGCAGCACTGGCCGGCGTGCTACACGGCGCTGCTGGCCGGCGCCGGCGTGAAGGGCGGGGCGATCGTGGGCGCGTCGGACAAGATCGGCGCCTACGTGAAGGACCGGCCGGTGCGGCCGCAGGACTTGAGCGCGTCGATCTTCCACGCGCTGGGCGTGCCGTGGGAGGCGCGGGTGACGCGCGACGGCCTGACGCGCCCGCTGAGCACCGGCGAGGTGGTGACGGAACTGTTCGAGTAG
- a CDS encoding secretin N-terminal domain-containing protein, with protein MLETLFVAAVLGAGGPPAPPTAAPAERPIEEVRPRAYQLKSASAQLAAPAVAADLRTAGLTARIAFDLPSNTLFVQGSAAAHARVDEFLPQVEEGARTELRVFRLQHASADAAAQVAVERLTTSGVPVQLVPDARNNAFVISGSRAMQARAAAVVASFDLEPMPVAVPAAPAPREVPVVTAAYQLRNVAAADAAVAVGRALGTDREFRINLPENQLVVQGSPATHAAVAALVGELDRTPPQVVIQALVAQVPPAFLDDCGLTKAGGVFSLGKRERVLFNVALRHYPTREILARPELLVRDGQTGHFQVGPSEPVVPAGAVAGTVTGLSARITPRIMPDGKVLLRVEPQVRSVAAPVVAAAGVRAFPVNVQSVQTTVLAADGETVVLVGPTTTGTDGKPTALLFVLTPSVVKSEKP; from the coding sequence ATGCTCGAAACCCTGTTCGTCGCGGCCGTACTCGGCGCCGGCGGCCCGCCCGCCCCGCCGACGGCCGCCCCGGCGGAGCGGCCGATCGAGGAAGTGCGCCCCCGAGCGTACCAGCTCAAGTCCGCGTCCGCCCAACTCGCGGCACCGGCCGTCGCCGCCGACCTGCGAACCGCCGGCCTGACCGCCCGCATCGCCTTCGACCTGCCGTCGAACACCCTCTTCGTCCAGGGGTCGGCGGCCGCCCACGCGCGGGTCGACGAGTTCCTGCCTCAAGTCGAGGAGGGCGCGCGGACGGAACTGCGGGTGTTCCGGCTCCAGCACGCCTCCGCGGACGCCGCCGCCCAGGTGGCGGTCGAGCGGCTGACCACGTCGGGCGTACCCGTCCAGCTCGTCCCCGACGCCAGGAACAACGCGTTCGTCATTTCCGGCTCCCGCGCCATGCAGGCTCGCGCCGCCGCGGTCGTGGCCTCGTTCGACCTGGAACCGATGCCGGTCGCCGTCCCCGCCGCGCCGGCGCCGCGCGAGGTGCCCGTCGTGACCGCCGCCTACCAGTTGCGGAACGTCGCCGCGGCCGACGCGGCCGTGGCCGTCGGCCGCGCCCTCGGCACCGACCGCGAGTTCCGCATCAACCTCCCCGAGAACCAGCTGGTCGTCCAGGGGTCGCCGGCGACGCACGCCGCGGTGGCGGCGCTGGTCGGCGAACTGGACCGAACCCCGCCGCAGGTCGTCATCCAGGCGCTGGTCGCGCAGGTGCCGCCGGCGTTCCTCGACGACTGCGGGCTGACCAAGGCCGGCGGCGTGTTCTCGCTCGGGAAGCGGGAGCGGGTGCTGTTCAACGTCGCGCTGCGGCACTACCCGACGCGGGAAATCCTGGCGCGGCCGGAGCTGCTGGTCCGCGACGGCCAGACGGGCCACTTCCAGGTCGGCCCGAGCGAGCCGGTCGTCCCCGCCGGGGCGGTGGCCGGGACCGTGACGGGGCTGTCGGCCCGGATCACGCCGCGCATCATGCCCGACGGGAAGGTGCTGCTGCGGGTCGAGCCGCAGGTCCGGTCGGTGGCCGCGCCGGTGGTCGCCGCGGCCGGGGTGCGGGCGTTCCCGGTGAACGTCCAGTCGGTGCAGACGACGGTGCTGGCCGCGGACGGGGAGACGGTGGTGCTCGTCGGCCCGACCACGACCGGGACCGACGGGAAGCCCACCGCGTTGCTGTTCGTGCTGACGCCGTCGGTGGTGAAGTCGGAGAAGCCGTAA
- a CDS encoding sulfatase-like hydrolase/transferase: MPRLLSALLVALAAGPAAAAPNVVLIVGDDQGWRDYGFMGHAHVRTPHLDRLAAQSLRFDRGYVPTSLCRASLATMITGLYPHQHLITSNDPPLPPGLTGAAANRDAGFLAQRAEMVRLFERSPTLPRLLGPSGYASLQTGKWWEGNACRCGGFTEAMTHGDPDKGGRHGDAGLTIGRQGLAPVKDFLAAAKKDGKPFFVWYAPMMPHTPHNPPDRLFAKYKDKTPSVHVARYWAMCEWFDETVGELLAELDATGQAANTLVVYLHDNGWLQDPNAAVYLPRSKRSPYDGGLRTPVLVRWPGRVAPGRSDTPVSSIDLAPTVLAAAGARVPSTLPGVNLLDAAALAARPALFGATFEHNAVDIRRPAANLQYRWVLAGGWKLIRPRLAAVPAGRVELFRVDRDPDERDDRAAAEPARVAELTKLLDGWWAGE; encoded by the coding sequence ATGCCGCGCCTCCTCTCCGCGCTCCTCGTCGCGCTCGCCGCCGGCCCCGCCGCCGCGGCCCCGAACGTCGTCCTCATCGTCGGCGACGACCAGGGGTGGCGCGACTACGGGTTCATGGGCCACGCCCACGTGCGCACGCCGCACCTCGACCGGCTGGCGGCGCAGAGCCTGCGGTTCGACCGCGGCTACGTCCCCACCAGCCTGTGCCGGGCGAGCCTCGCCACGATGATCACGGGGCTCTACCCGCACCAGCACCTCATCACGTCGAACGACCCGCCGCTGCCGCCGGGCCTCACCGGGGCCGCGGCGAACCGCGACGCCGGGTTCCTGGCGCAGCGGGCCGAGATGGTCCGCCTGTTCGAGCGCTCGCCGACGCTGCCGCGGCTCCTCGGCCCGAGCGGGTACGCCAGCCTGCAAACGGGGAAGTGGTGGGAGGGGAACGCCTGCCGGTGCGGCGGCTTCACCGAGGCCATGACGCACGGCGACCCCGACAAGGGCGGCCGGCACGGCGACGCGGGGCTGACCATCGGCCGGCAGGGGCTGGCCCCGGTGAAGGACTTCCTGGCCGCGGCGAAGAAGGACGGCAAGCCGTTCTTCGTGTGGTACGCGCCGATGATGCCGCACACGCCCCACAACCCGCCGGACCGCCTGTTCGCCAAGTACAAGGACAAGACGCCGTCGGTCCACGTCGCCCGCTACTGGGCGATGTGCGAGTGGTTCGACGAGACGGTCGGCGAGCTGCTGGCCGAGCTGGACGCGACGGGGCAGGCGGCGAACACGCTGGTGGTCTACCTGCACGACAACGGCTGGCTGCAGGACCCGAACGCGGCGGTTTACCTGCCGCGGTCGAAGCGCTCGCCCTACGACGGCGGTCTGCGGACGCCGGTGCTGGTGCGGTGGCCGGGCCGGGTGGCGCCGGGGCGGAGTGACACCCCGGTGTCGTCGATCGACCTCGCGCCGACGGTGCTGGCCGCGGCGGGAGCGCGGGTGCCATCGACGCTGCCGGGGGTGAACCTGCTGGACGCCGCGGCGCTGGCGGCGCGGCCGGCGCTGTTCGGGGCGACGTTCGAGCACAACGCCGTGGACATCCGCCGGCCGGCGGCGAACCTGCAATACCGGTGGGTGCTGGCCGGCGGGTGGAAGCTGATCCGCCCGCGCCTCGCGGCGGTGCCGGCCGGGCGCGTCGAGCTGTTCCGCGTGGACCGCGACCCGGACGAGCGCGACGACCGCGCCGCCGCCGAGCCGGCGCGAGTCGCCGAGCTCACCAAGCTCCTCGACGGCTGGTGGGCCGGGGAGTAG
- a CDS encoding DUF350 domain-containing protein, producing MDWTKLGGQVVTMVVAVGVGLAFFAAAFFLIARVVPFSLRKEIEEDQNTALGVIVGAVILGIAIIIAAAIHGT from the coding sequence ATGGACTGGACCAAACTCGGCGGCCAGGTCGTCACCATGGTCGTCGCCGTCGGCGTCGGCCTGGCGTTCTTCGCCGCCGCGTTCTTCCTCATCGCCAGGGTCGTGCCGTTCTCCCTGCGGAAGGAGATCGAGGAGGACCAGAACACCGCCCTCGGCGTCATCGTCGGGGCGGTCATCCTCGGCATCGCGATCATCATCGCCGCCGCGATCCACGGGACGTGA
- a CDS encoding RNA polymerase sigma factor, with amino-acid sequence MSLEPDPPADAEEEDWLRAALAGDRTASARLVERYWDRLYRWLCHLTRDRHAAEDLTQETFLKALAALPSFRPGSNFRAWLFRIGHNNFVNLKRATRRTRHPLPDDLTAAGTGLAELAVEDREALAVVGEAVAELPADFRSALLLRVEEGLSFREVAKVLGTTEETARWRVFKARQKLMKVLAPELLPPGAAAGE; translated from the coding sequence GTGTCGCTCGAACCCGACCCCCCCGCCGACGCGGAGGAGGAAGACTGGCTCCGGGCCGCCCTCGCCGGCGACCGGACCGCGTCCGCCCGGCTCGTCGAGCGGTACTGGGACCGGCTGTACCGGTGGCTGTGCCACCTGACCCGCGACCGGCACGCCGCCGAAGACCTGACGCAGGAAACGTTCCTGAAGGCCCTCGCGGCGCTGCCGTCGTTCCGGCCGGGGAGCAACTTCCGGGCGTGGCTGTTCCGGATCGGGCACAACAACTTCGTGAACCTCAAGCGGGCCACCCGCCGGACGCGGCACCCGCTGCCCGACGACCTGACCGCCGCCGGCACCGGCCTCGCGGAACTGGCCGTGGAAGACCGCGAGGCGCTGGCGGTGGTCGGCGAGGCGGTCGCGGAGTTGCCCGCCGACTTCCGCTCGGCGCTGCTGCTGCGGGTGGAGGAAGGGTTGTCGTTCCGCGAGGTGGCGAAGGTGCTGGGCACGACCGAGGAGACGGCCCGGTGGCGGGTGTTCAAGGCCCGCCAGAAGCTGATGAAGGTGCTCGCCCCCGAGTTGCTGCCCCCCGGGGCTGCCGCCGGGGAATGA
- a CDS encoding head-tail connector protein: MSNVKDALLVATGDDDDTLTRLLAAADSFIAEHTGRAFGGGTFTEVHAGNTGLLFLRNYPVSAVAGVRVDAARQFGTDTILPAANYVLHADRGVIESVGGVFLRSRGRRGSAGAPGTVQVTYSTPTDAVPGAVKEALSQLVGHWYRLAKTSEDLGGVLLTETSDGAETKQYTWSLASGLKVPAGVLQILAPFRVPAA; encoded by the coding sequence TTGTCCAACGTCAAGGACGCGCTGCTGGTCGCCACCGGCGACGACGACGACACGCTGACGCGCCTGCTCGCCGCGGCCGACTCCTTCATCGCCGAGCACACCGGCCGGGCGTTCGGCGGCGGCACGTTCACCGAAGTCCACGCCGGGAACACCGGCCTGCTGTTCCTCCGCAACTACCCCGTGAGCGCGGTCGCCGGCGTCCGCGTGGACGCCGCCCGCCAGTTCGGCACCGACACGATCCTGCCCGCGGCGAACTACGTGCTGCACGCCGACCGCGGGGTGATCGAGTCGGTGGGCGGCGTGTTCCTGCGCTCGCGCGGCCGGCGCGGCTCGGCCGGCGCCCCGGGGACGGTTCAGGTGACATACAGCACCCCGACCGACGCCGTGCCCGGCGCCGTCAAGGAGGCGCTGAGCCAGCTGGTGGGTCACTGGTACCGGCTGGCGAAGACGAGCGAAGACCTCGGCGGCGTGCTGCTGACCGAGACGTCCGACGGCGCCGAGACGAAGCAGTACACTTGGAGCCTGGCGAGCGGCCTCAAGGTGCCGGCGGGCGTGCTGCAAATCCTGGCCCCGTTTCGGGTTCCGGCCGCCTGA
- a CDS encoding phage major capsid protein, protein MTNELLRFASPSAEGLVRFDMARAAALKADLAMLEGTGGTQIKGLTTYSGIGTHTASTTGANGDTFQPGDVALMESKLPDAVDAPTAWVMRKAMFAALMNRRADAVSAADGKGAFLFRGSSSSSTPPGELYGTRVVRSSQVSAARVKGSGTNLSYVLLGYFPDWVVARLGVMEFLASGLGDTALQNDMTYLRGIQHIDAGPRQVASFVLCDQLVVG, encoded by the coding sequence ATGACGAACGAGCTCCTCCGGTTCGCCAGCCCGAGCGCCGAGGGGCTGGTGCGGTTCGACATGGCCCGCGCCGCGGCGCTCAAGGCCGACCTGGCGATGCTCGAAGGGACCGGCGGCACGCAGATCAAGGGCCTCACCACCTACAGCGGCATCGGCACACACACGGCGAGCACGACCGGCGCGAACGGCGACACGTTCCAGCCGGGCGACGTGGCCCTGATGGAGAGCAAGCTGCCGGACGCGGTGGACGCGCCGACGGCGTGGGTGATGCGGAAGGCGATGTTCGCGGCGCTGATGAACCGCCGGGCCGACGCGGTGAGCGCCGCCGACGGCAAGGGCGCCTTCCTGTTCCGCGGGTCGAGCTCGTCGAGCACGCCGCCGGGCGAGCTGTACGGCACCCGCGTGGTGCGGTCGAGCCAGGTGTCGGCGGCGCGGGTGAAGGGGAGCGGCACGAACCTCAGCTACGTGCTGCTGGGCTACTTCCCGGACTGGGTGGTGGCCCGGCTGGGGGTGATGGAGTTCCTGGCGAGCGGCCTCGGCGACACGGCGCTGCAGAACGACATGACGTACCTCCGCGGCATCCAGCACATCGACGCCGGCCCCCGCCAGGTGGCGAGCTTCGTGCTGTGCGACCAGCTCGTCGTCGGCTGA